In Candidatus Kryptobacter tengchongensis, a genomic segment contains:
- a CDS encoding Glyoxylase, beta-lactamase superfamily II yields the protein MANLNKALAINVKGEFFVDSTCIDCDACRQIAPEVFADFEGYSYVYSQPENEKQRRKALQALISCPVGAIGMIGNRYLVSSVIDDFPILIEDDVFYCGFNSEKSFGANSYFVKNQDGNWLIDSPRFVFHLVKRFEAMGGISYIFLSHRDDVADAGKFALHFGAKVIIHRQDGYGVNYAQVIIEGDQPVEIASDFVVIPTPGHTSGHCVLLYKNKFLFTGDHIWWDRKNKCLYAGRDVCWYSWDKQIESTRKLLNFNFEWVLPGHGQRIKLPIDVMKREIENLIKRMEKV from the coding sequence ATGGCAAATTTAAACAAAGCCTTGGCAATAAATGTAAAAGGTGAATTTTTCGTTGATTCAACTTGCATAGATTGTGACGCTTGCAGACAAATCGCCCCTGAAGTTTTTGCTGATTTTGAGGGGTATTCATATGTATATTCTCAACCTGAAAATGAAAAACAAAGAAGGAAAGCGCTCCAAGCTTTAATCTCCTGTCCAGTTGGAGCAATTGGGATGATTGGCAATAGATATTTAGTTTCAAGTGTGATTGATGATTTTCCAATTTTAATTGAGGATGATGTTTTTTATTGTGGATTTAATTCTGAAAAATCATTTGGTGCTAATAGTTATTTCGTCAAAAATCAAGATGGAAACTGGCTGATTGATTCACCAAGGTTTGTTTTTCATCTCGTAAAAAGATTTGAAGCAATGGGTGGAATAAGTTATATATTTTTATCGCATCGTGATGATGTGGCGGATGCTGGGAAATTCGCACTTCATTTTGGGGCAAAAGTAATCATTCACAGGCAAGATGGTTACGGTGTGAATTATGCTCAAGTGATAATTGAAGGTGACCAACCAGTTGAAATTGCTTCCGATTTCGTGGTGATTCCAACACCAGGTCATACCTCGGGACATTGTGTTTTGCTTTATAAAAATAAATTTTTATTTACGGGTGACCATATATGGTGGGATAGAAAAAATAAATGTCTTTATGCTGGGAGAGATGTTTGCTGGTATTCATGGGATAAGCAAATTGAGTCAACGAGGAAATTGCTTAATTTTAATTTTGAATGGGTTCTTCCAGGACACGGTCAAAGGATAAAATTACCGATTGATGTTATGAAAAGAGAGATTGAAAATCTAATCAAAAGAATGGAAAAAGTTTGA
- a CDS encoding de-hypoxanthine futalosine cyclase, with product MEIDLVSLQEKRIQKAGLVDIFEKVANGERLSFEDGVKLYMTNDILSLGFLANIVRERLNGNRTYFVKNHIINYSNICELDCKFCSFYRKEGQDGAYRFTLEQIFDKIRPLKDEIVEVHIVGALDPRLPWSYYVDMMRGIKEINPNINIKAFTAVEIDYFAKMFGKTYEEVLLELKEAGLDTMPGGGAEVFSERVRQRLFPDKIGAKEWLEVHRVAHKLGIRTNATMLYGHMETIEERVEHLIKLRELQDETGGFLAFIPLPYHPKNNKYAGDWTTGLQNLKSFAVARLMLDNFPHIKCFWVSTGVKVAQISQSFGVDDLDGTVREERIYHMAGADTAQYLSKNQLIKLIKDAGKIPVERDAYYNVIAEY from the coding sequence ATGGAAATAGATCTTGTATCTCTTCAGGAAAAGCGGATTCAAAAAGCTGGTTTAGTTGATATCTTTGAAAAGGTTGCTAATGGGGAAAGGTTAAGCTTTGAGGATGGAGTTAAACTTTACATGACAAATGACATACTCTCGCTTGGATTTCTTGCAAATATAGTTCGGGAGAGATTAAATGGCAACAGAACTTATTTCGTTAAGAACCATATCATAAATTATTCAAACATTTGTGAGCTTGATTGTAAATTTTGTTCATTTTACAGGAAAGAAGGTCAAGATGGGGCATATAGATTCACACTTGAGCAAATTTTTGATAAAATTCGCCCTTTAAAAGATGAAATAGTTGAAGTTCATATAGTTGGGGCCCTTGATCCGAGATTACCATGGTCGTATTATGTTGATATGATGCGTGGCATAAAGGAGATAAATCCAAACATTAACATAAAAGCCTTTACCGCTGTTGAGATAGATTATTTTGCGAAAATGTTTGGTAAAACTTATGAGGAAGTTCTTTTGGAACTTAAAGAAGCGGGGCTTGATACAATGCCAGGTGGAGGTGCAGAAGTTTTTAGCGAGAGGGTGAGGCAGAGATTATTCCCAGATAAAATTGGAGCTAAAGAATGGCTTGAGGTTCATAGGGTAGCTCATAAACTTGGCATACGGACGAATGCAACTATGCTTTACGGTCACATGGAAACAATTGAAGAAAGAGTTGAACATTTGATAAAACTTCGTGAATTACAGGATGAAACGGGTGGATTTTTAGCTTTCATTCCGCTTCCTTATCACCCGAAAAATAATAAATATGCTGGCGATTGGACAACAGGCTTACAAAATTTGAAAAGTTTTGCAGTTGCAAGATTGATGCTTGATAATTTTCCGCATATAAAATGTTTCTGGGTTTCAACTGGCGTAAAAGTCGCACAGATCTCACAAAGTTTTGGTGTTGATGACCTTGATGGAACAGTTCGTGAGGAGAGAATTTATCACATGGCTGGTGCAGACACAGCACAATATCTCTCAAAGAATCAGCTTATCAAGCTTATTAAAGATGCAGGGAAAATTCCTGTTGAAAGAGATGCTTACTATAATGTTATTGCGGAATATTAA
- a CDS encoding peroxiredoxin Q/BCP — MLKEGDKIPNFTARCTDGTVLNSEEFKGKWTILFFYPKAFTPGCTKEVCNLRDGFQILSKFDVNVYGISKDNLETQMKFKKRYGLPYELIADQDGKIIKSFGVSGLFGFAKRVTFIVDPEGKIAKIIDKVRVSEHYAQIVEFLENILNQK; from the coding sequence ATGTTGAAAGAAGGAGATAAAATTCCAAATTTTACCGCAAGGTGCACAGATGGAACGGTGTTAAATTCTGAAGAATTCAAAGGCAAATGGACTATTTTATTTTTTTATCCCAAAGCTTTTACCCCAGGTTGTACTAAAGAAGTTTGCAATTTAAGGGATGGTTTTCAAATTTTATCAAAATTTGATGTAAATGTTTATGGCATAAGCAAAGATAACCTTGAAACTCAAATGAAATTTAAGAAAAGATACGGTCTTCCATATGAACTTATCGCTGATCAAGATGGTAAGATAATAAAATCGTTTGGGGTTTCTGGTTTGTTTGGCTTTGCTAAAAGAGTAACATTTATCGTTGATCCAGAGGGTAAAATTGCTAAAATCATAGATAAAGTGCGAGTTTCTGAACATTATGCACAAATTGTTGAGTTTCTTGAAAACATTTTAAATCAAAAGTAG
- a CDS encoding LSU ribosomal protein L19P translates to MDKVKLVESKYLKTDIPDFKPGDTVSVHVRVVEGDKERIQEFEGIVISRRGSGLSETFTVRKISDGVGVERIFPLHSPSIAKIEVKKRGAVRRAKLYYLREMSAKQVRQKTSE, encoded by the coding sequence ATGGATAAAGTAAAACTTGTTGAATCAAAATATCTTAAAACGGACATACCAGACTTTAAGCCTGGTGATACTGTCTCTGTTCATGTGCGTGTTGTTGAGGGTGACAAAGAAAGAATTCAGGAATTTGAGGGTATTGTTATTTCAAGAAGAGGGAGTGGGTTAAGTGAGACATTTACGGTTAGAAAGATAAGTGATGGTGTCGGGGTTGAAAGGATATTTCCTCTTCATTCGCCTTCAATTGCAAAAATTGAGGTGAAAAAACGAGGAGCTGTAAGAAGGGCGAAACTTTATTATTTGCGTGAGATGAGCGCTAAACAAGTAAGACAAAAAACATCTGAGTAA
- a CDS encoding tRNA (Guanine37-N(1)-) methyltransferase produces MRIDIITAVPQIFESPLNSSIIKRAREKGIVEIYVHDLHDYGIGRYRQIDDHPYGGGAGMILRPEPIFNCIEKLKSEREYDEVIFLTPDGEIFNQKMANEFSKLNNIILLCGHYKGVDERVREALVTKEVSIGDYVLTGGELPALVVIDATIRLIPGVLNDIESAMTDSFQTGLLDHPHYTRPAEFRGMKVPEVLLSGNHELIKKWRYEKALEKTIKRRKDLLNKITGDDKNG; encoded by the coding sequence GTGAGAATTGACATAATAACTGCTGTACCACAGATATTTGAAAGCCCTTTAAATTCAAGTATAATTAAAAGAGCTCGGGAGAAAGGGATAGTTGAAATTTATGTTCACGACCTTCATGATTATGGGATTGGTAGGTATAGGCAAATTGACGATCATCCTTACGGTGGAGGAGCTGGTATGATATTGAGACCGGAGCCAATTTTCAATTGTATTGAAAAGTTGAAAAGCGAGAGGGAATATGACGAGGTAATTTTTTTAACCCCTGACGGAGAAATTTTCAATCAAAAAATGGCAAATGAATTCTCAAAACTAAATAATATAATTCTCCTTTGTGGTCATTATAAGGGAGTTGATGAGAGAGTTAGAGAAGCACTTGTAACAAAGGAAGTTTCAATTGGTGATTATGTTTTAACTGGTGGAGAGCTTCCGGCACTTGTTGTCATTGATGCGACGATTCGGCTTATTCCTGGTGTTTTAAACGATATTGAATCTGCCATGACGGATTCCTTTCAAACTGGTCTTCTTGATCATCCACATTATACGAGACCTGCTGAGTTCCGAGGAATGAAAGTTCCAGAGGTTTTACTCTCTGGGAATCACGAGCTTATAAAAAAGTGGAGGTATGAGAAAGCGCTTGAGAAAACAATAAAAAGAAGAAAAGATTTGTTAAACAAAATCACAGGAGATGATAAAAATGGATAA
- a CDS encoding 16S rRNA processing protein RimM codes for MGDLCIIGKILRPYGLKGQVCVKPITDFIERFKKLKRVYIGDNPIEVDEYYIVSSFLRNEDVILKFKNVNDRTTAESFCGKFVYIPEEELIPLPEDSYYVHDLIGLKVFDTNGNKIGVITDVWLLPANDVYVVESKGKEILIPAISDVVKKVDLEKKMVIIELMEGLIE; via the coding sequence ATGGGCGATCTGTGCATAATTGGAAAAATTTTGAGACCATACGGTCTCAAAGGGCAAGTATGTGTTAAACCAATAACCGATTTCATTGAGAGGTTTAAAAAATTGAAGCGTGTTTATATCGGTGATAATCCAATTGAAGTTGATGAATATTATATCGTGAGTTCATTTTTGCGCAATGAGGATGTTATTTTGAAATTTAAAAATGTAAATGATAGAACAACGGCTGAATCGTTCTGTGGAAAATTTGTTTATATACCCGAAGAAGAGCTTATCCCTTTGCCCGAGGATTCTTATTATGTTCATGATTTGATCGGGCTTAAGGTCTTTGATACAAACGGCAATAAAATTGGTGTTATAACGGATGTATGGCTTCTCCCAGCAAATGATGTTTATGTTGTTGAATCAAAAGGAAAGGAAATCTTGATCCCGGCAATAAGTGATGTCGTCAAAAAGGTTGATCTTGAAAAAAAGATGGTCATAATTGAGCTAATGGAAGGTTTAATTGAGTGA
- a CDS encoding SSU ribosomal protein S16P: MAVKIRLQRFGKKKQPFYRIVVADSREPRDGKYIESVGWYNPIPEPMQVEIKEDRVIHWLKRGAIPTDTVKALLRRKGIWLKWSLIKQGKDESFIQSEYEKWLQLQVDREKREKERKERRRARKKEKGKESAEQGEAPSQEG; this comes from the coding sequence TTGGCTGTAAAGATTCGCCTGCAGAGATTTGGTAAGAAGAAACAACCTTTTTACAGAATTGTGGTTGCTGACTCAAGGGAACCAAGAGATGGAAAGTATATTGAATCAGTGGGTTGGTATAATCCTATTCCAGAGCCAATGCAGGTTGAAATTAAAGAGGACAGGGTTATACACTGGCTTAAAAGAGGTGCAATACCAACTGATACAGTTAAAGCTCTTTTGAGGAGAAAAGGTATATGGTTGAAGTGGTCATTAATTAAGCAGGGTAAGGATGAGTCGTTTATTCAGTCTGAATATGAGAAATGGCTTCAACTTCAGGTGGATAGGGAGAAAAGAGAGAAAGAAAGAAAAGAGCGAAGAAGAGCAAGGAAGAAAGAGAAAGGAAAGGAAAGTGCAGAACAAGGAGAGGCGCCATCTCAGGAAGGTTAA
- a CDS encoding signal recognition particle subunit FFH/SRP54 (srp54): MFEEITQKFETLFKKIRGQARITESNIAETMREIRRVLLEADVNYKVVKDFTEKVQQKALGQEVLRSITPGQMLIKIIYDELVSLMGSARADIKFSSNPPTVIMVVGLQGSGKTTFCAKLANHLKHKGRHPLLVAADVHRPAAIEQLRQLGEQIQVPVFPTNSGIDYTESSFDAIQIALNSVDFARKNYRDVVIVDTAGRMHIDEEMMREVEKIKEALKPHEILFVVDSMTGQEAVNVAKEFNDRLNFDGVVLTKLDGDARGGAALSIKAVVNKPIKFVSVGEKLDALEPFYPDRMASRILGMGDIITLVEKAQRQVDEEKAKKLEEKLRKNQFTLEDFRDQIREIRRMGPLKEILSMIPGVGSAIRNVDIDEKELVKIEAIINSMTPEERRKPNIINASRKRRIAMGSGTTVQDVNRLLKQFEEMQKLLKQLNRGKFKNFKIF, from the coding sequence ATGTTTGAGGAGATAACTCAAAAATTTGAAACGCTTTTTAAGAAGATACGAGGTCAGGCAAGAATTACAGAGTCAAACATTGCTGAGACGATGCGTGAGATAAGGCGAGTATTACTTGAGGCTGATGTTAATTATAAAGTCGTTAAAGATTTTACTGAAAAGGTTCAACAAAAGGCGCTCGGGCAGGAAGTTTTGCGAAGCATTACACCGGGGCAGATGTTGATAAAAATTATTTATGATGAACTTGTAAGTTTAATGGGTTCAGCGAGAGCGGATATAAAATTTTCTTCAAATCCACCAACTGTGATAATGGTTGTTGGGCTTCAAGGTTCCGGTAAGACGACATTTTGTGCAAAACTTGCAAATCATCTTAAGCATAAAGGAAGGCATCCACTTTTAGTTGCTGCTGATGTGCATCGTCCGGCAGCTATTGAGCAGTTAAGACAACTCGGGGAGCAAATTCAAGTCCCCGTATTCCCCACGAACTCAGGCATTGATTACACCGAGTCAAGTTTTGATGCAATTCAAATCGCTCTTAATTCAGTTGATTTTGCAAGGAAAAATTATAGGGATGTTGTTATAGTTGATACCGCTGGTAGAATGCATATTGATGAGGAGATGATGAGAGAGGTTGAGAAAATAAAAGAAGCGCTAAAGCCTCATGAGATTCTTTTTGTTGTTGACTCAATGACTGGACAGGAAGCGGTTAATGTGGCGAAGGAATTTAACGATAGATTAAATTTTGACGGCGTTGTCTTAACAAAGCTTGATGGAGATGCTCGTGGTGGAGCAGCACTTTCAATTAAAGCGGTTGTAAATAAACCGATAAAATTCGTAAGCGTTGGTGAAAAGCTTGATGCGCTTGAGCCGTTTTACCCCGATCGTATGGCTTCAAGAATTCTTGGAATGGGTGATATTATAACACTCGTTGAAAAAGCACAAAGACAAGTTGACGAAGAAAAAGCGAAAAAACTTGAGGAAAAGTTAAGGAAAAATCAATTTACACTTGAAGATTTTAGAGATCAAATAAGAGAGATAAGAAGGATGGGACCTTTAAAAGAGATTTTGAGCATGATACCGGGAGTTGGAAGTGCGATAAGAAATGTTGATATAGATGAAAAAGAACTCGTAAAAATTGAAGCGATAATAAATTCAATGACGCCAGAAGAGAGACGGAAACCGAATATAATTAATGCAAGTCGTAAAAGAAGAATTGCAATGGGAAGTGGGACGACAGTTCAGGATGTGAATCGTTTGCTAAAACAATTTGAGGAGATGCAGAAATTACTTAAGCAATTAAATCGTGGTAAGTTTAAGAATTTTAAAATTTTTTAA
- a CDS encoding CrcB protein — protein MLKFIIAGLGGFVGAGLRYFLSTFTYKILGTDFPYGTFVVNVLGSFLIGLFMGLIDRGLIISSNWRIFIAVGLLGGFTTFSSFSYETVELLKQGSMLTAIANITYTILNCLAATWLGEVISKLIIK, from the coding sequence ATGTTGAAATTTATAATTGCTGGATTGGGTGGATTTGTTGGGGCTGGATTAAGGTATTTTCTTTCAACTTTTACTTATAAAATTTTGGGGACGGATTTTCCATATGGGACATTTGTTGTGAATGTTTTGGGCTCATTTTTAATTGGGTTATTTATGGGCTTGATTGATAGGGGCTTGATAATATCTTCAAATTGGAGAATTTTTATAGCGGTTGGTTTACTGGGTGGATTTACAACATTTTCATCATTTTCTTATGAGACGGTTGAACTTTTAAAGCAAGGCTCTATGCTTACTGCAATTGCAAATATAACTTATACGATTTTGAACTGTCTTGCTGCCACTTGGCTTGGGGAGGTAATTTCAAAATTGATAATAAAATAA
- a CDS encoding Major Facilitator Superfamily protein: MGAEEKINMRKAFKVVILLGIVSLFADVTYEGARGITGPFLYLLGASATIVGFVGGLGELVGYGFRLISGYISDKTRKYWLMTTFGYLVNLIAIPLLAFAGNWWIASALIIAERFGKAIRTPARDTIISYASSNIGYGKGFALHEFIDQIGAIIGPLIVSGVIYFSKSYSNAFLLLGIPAFLSILTLLITIGIYPKPEKLEKEKEKISDSGFGKVFYLFLLFTGLTVCGYPHFQIISYHFKKVQIVSDEIIPILFAVAMGVDALTAVIAGVLFDRFKLKILFLIPLISLPISILAFYLNSLFAVVLSVLLWGIVMGFQETIMKSAIAEIIPSYKRGSAFGLFHSFFGLAWFIGGIVIGRLYDLSVSYLVLFSTTFQVLSFICFIYLKQNAKA; this comes from the coding sequence ATGGGAGCTGAAGAAAAAATCAATATGCGTAAAGCTTTTAAAGTTGTCATCTTGCTTGGGATTGTTAGTTTGTTTGCTGATGTAACCTATGAAGGTGCCCGTGGAATCACTGGACCTTTTCTTTATTTGCTTGGGGCAAGCGCAACTATTGTTGGTTTCGTTGGCGGATTGGGTGAATTAGTGGGATATGGTTTCAGGTTAATTTCTGGGTATATCTCGGATAAAACGAGAAAGTATTGGTTGATGACTACCTTTGGGTATTTAGTTAATCTTATAGCAATTCCATTGCTTGCTTTTGCTGGAAATTGGTGGATTGCTTCCGCCTTGATCATTGCTGAAAGATTTGGGAAAGCAATAAGAACACCAGCACGTGATACGATAATTTCGTATGCATCTTCAAACATTGGATATGGCAAGGGTTTTGCTTTGCATGAATTTATTGACCAAATTGGTGCGATTATTGGACCTTTGATTGTTTCAGGTGTAATCTATTTTAGTAAATCTTATTCAAATGCCTTTCTTTTGTTGGGAATTCCTGCTTTTTTATCAATTTTAACCCTTTTGATAACAATTGGTATTTATCCAAAACCAGAGAAGCTTGAAAAGGAGAAAGAGAAAATATCTGATTCTGGTTTTGGCAAGGTTTTTTATCTTTTCCTTTTATTCACTGGTCTTACTGTTTGTGGTTATCCCCACTTTCAAATAATTTCCTATCATTTTAAAAAGGTTCAAATTGTTTCGGATGAAATAATACCGATTTTATTTGCGGTTGCGATGGGGGTTGATGCATTAACTGCGGTGATCGCCGGGGTTTTGTTTGATAGGTTTAAGTTGAAAATTCTTTTTTTAATTCCTCTGATTTCGCTACCTATTTCAATTTTGGCTTTCTATTTAAACAGTTTATTTGCTGTTGTTTTGTCTGTCTTGTTGTGGGGAATTGTAATGGGGTTTCAAGAAACAATTATGAAATCAGCAATAGCTGAAATTATACCATCATATAAAAGAGGTTCGGCTTTTGGATTATTTCACAGTTTTTTTGGACTTGCATGGTTTATTGGTGGAATTGTGATAGGGAGGTTATATGATTTATCGGTTTCCTATCTTGTGTTATTCTCAACTACATTTCAAGTTTTATCTTTCATTTGTTTTATCTATTTAAAACAAAATGCTAAAGCTTGA
- a CDS encoding Tetratricopeptide repeat-containing protein — protein MDHHDFEGRENFEEFPEKEKIQDKIKQYEEFLKSHEGAYMNTELVEELIDLYMISGQYEKALPHVQKLIEIFPYSADYWVRRGIILNNMSEFEKALLSFHKALMLNPNEADAWANMAITFENMDKSEEALECIERAIEIQPTNFEFLRIKADILEKNENYVQAINVLKQLAELSPNNKDILLRLADCYEKTGDFESLNDVVEKCLGIDPYDYNLWYKKGIALTKTNQLVKAIESFDMALVIKEDFTPALELKAELLFKIGRYLDSIEAFKQLLKYKPNSEVALFYIGNINIKLGQYREAIKYFNQVIKINPNNYVAYYIRGNCYEALGSYKKALADYTIAVNYNPRIPDLWEAKAELEYETGKFSEALSSYMMAIKLDQKNPELWIGAGMAYEQLGRYQEAVQAYYNAIKINPEYAEPYYQIGRLFLLANIIDEAGQYFAKAFELDSSKIKEFEDEFPKYKRYLKKWIKK, from the coding sequence ATGGATCATCACGATTTTGAAGGCAGAGAAAACTTTGAAGAGTTCCCAGAAAAAGAGAAAATTCAGGATAAAATAAAGCAATACGAAGAATTTTTGAAAAGCCATGAAGGCGCTTACATGAATACTGAACTTGTAGAGGAATTAATTGATCTTTATATGATTTCGGGGCAATATGAGAAGGCACTCCCCCATGTTCAGAAACTTATAGAAATTTTCCCATATTCCGCAGATTACTGGGTGAGGCGTGGAATTATACTAAATAACATGTCCGAATTTGAGAAAGCTCTTTTATCCTTCCATAAAGCGTTGATGCTCAACCCCAACGAAGCAGATGCGTGGGCAAATATGGCTATAACATTTGAAAATATGGATAAATCTGAAGAGGCACTTGAATGCATTGAAAGGGCAATTGAAATTCAGCCAACGAATTTTGAATTTTTACGAATTAAAGCCGATATCCTTGAAAAAAATGAAAATTATGTTCAAGCCATTAATGTTCTCAAACAACTTGCGGAACTGAGTCCAAATAACAAAGATATTTTACTTAGACTTGCGGATTGCTATGAAAAAACAGGCGATTTTGAGAGTCTAAACGATGTGGTTGAAAAATGCTTGGGAATTGACCCATACGATTATAATCTCTGGTATAAAAAAGGAATTGCGCTCACAAAAACAAATCAACTTGTCAAAGCAATTGAAAGCTTTGACATGGCGCTTGTAATAAAAGAAGATTTCACCCCAGCACTTGAATTGAAAGCAGAACTTCTTTTCAAAATCGGAAGATATCTTGACTCAATTGAAGCTTTTAAACAACTTTTAAAATATAAACCAAACTCCGAAGTTGCCCTGTTTTACATTGGGAATATAAATATAAAACTTGGTCAATATCGTGAGGCAATAAAATATTTCAACCAAGTTATAAAGATAAACCCTAACAATTATGTGGCTTATTACATTCGGGGAAACTGCTATGAAGCACTTGGAAGTTATAAAAAAGCTCTCGCTGATTATACAATTGCGGTCAACTACAATCCACGAATCCCTGACCTCTGGGAAGCGAAAGCAGAGCTGGAATATGAAACTGGCAAATTTAGCGAAGCCCTGTCAAGCTATATGATGGCGATAAAACTTGATCAAAAAAATCCCGAACTATGGATCGGCGCTGGAATGGCATATGAACAACTTGGTAGATATCAAGAAGCAGTGCAAGCGTATTACAACGCTATAAAAATCAACCCCGAATATGCTGAGCCGTATTATCAAATCGGGCGTTTATTTCTGCTCGCAAACATAATTGATGAAGCTGGACAGTATTTTGCAAAAGCGTTTGAACTTGACAGCTCAAAAATTAAAGAATTTGAAGATGAATTCCCCAAATACAAAAGATATTTAAAGAAATGGATTAAGAAATAA
- a CDS encoding Tropomyosin like gives MPKTAKKFKITPELRSEIEKLIEERVTTVQISVGDLNELKQIVKLLAEAQIKTEERLHILTQRIDDLTQKVSQLAEAQIKTEERLNILTQRVDQLTERVDDLTQRLSQLAEAQIKTEERLNILTQRVDQLTERVDDLAQRLSQLAEAQIKTEERLNILTQRVDQLTERVDDLAQKLSQLAEAQIKTEERLNILTQRVDQLTERVDDLTQRLNQLTQRVDSLTQRVDDLTQRLNQLTQRVDSLTQRVDELAQGLSQLTKRVDQLTERVDDLTQRLNQLTQRVDSLTQRVDELAQGLSQLTKRVDQLAERVDGLTQSMKELADAQKKTELAIVELSSEFEKMRKLFGNLSDAIGYGLEDRAIKSLPKLLERDHNIKVEGELRRLFLKTDEGWYTEVNIFGFGIKDNKRIAIIGEGKSQLSKNGVDEFIKKKLQKLTKTYPDMFPVMVTYMVAEPDVEEYAKSNGIVIYFSYNFD, from the coding sequence ATGCCGAAAACAGCAAAGAAATTTAAAATAACTCCCGAATTAAGAAGCGAAATAGAAAAATTGATAGAGGAAAGAGTAACAACCGTCCAAATTAGCGTCGGTGATTTAAACGAATTGAAACAAATTGTAAAATTACTTGCGGAAGCACAAATAAAAACAGAAGAAAGATTGCATATCCTTACGCAAAGAATTGACGACCTCACACAAAAGGTAAGTCAACTTGCAGAGGCACAGATAAAAACTGAAGAAAGATTAAACATACTTACACAAAGGGTTGATCAACTTACCGAAAGAGTTGATGACCTGACACAAAGATTAAGCCAACTTGCAGAGGCACAGATAAAAACTGAAGAAAGATTAAATATACTTACGCAAAGAGTTGATCAACTTACCGAAAGAGTTGATGATTTGGCGCAAAGATTAAGCCAACTTGCAGAGGCACAGATAAAAACTGAAGAAAGATTAAATATACTTACACAAAGGGTTGATCAACTTACCGAAAGAGTTGATGATTTGGCGCAAAAATTAAGTCAACTTGCAGAGGCACAGATAAAAACTGAAGAAAGATTAAACATACTTACGCAAAGGGTTGATCAACTTACCGAAAGAGTTGATGACCTGACACAAAGATTAAACCAACTCACACAGCGGGTTGATAGTCTAACTCAAAGAGTTGATGATTTGACGCAAAGACTAAACCAACTCACACAAAGAGTTGATAGTCTAACTCAAAGAGTTGATGAGCTTGCACAAGGATTAAGTCAATTAACTAAAAGAGTTGATCAACTTACTGAAAGAGTTGACGATTTGACGCAAAGATTAAATCAACTTACACAGCGGGTTGATAGTCTAACTCAAAGGGTTGATGAGCTTGCACAAGGATTAAGTCAACTAACTAAAAGAGTTGATCAACTTGCCGAAAGAGTTGATGGACTTACACAAAGCATGAAAGAATTAGCTGATGCACAGAAGAAAACCGAACTGGCAATTGTTGAACTTAGCTCTGAGTTTGAGAAGATGAGAAAACTTTTTGGGAATCTCTCCGATGCTATCGGTTATGGTCTTGAGGATAGAGCAATAAAATCACTGCCGAAATTGCTTGAAAGAGATCATAACATAAAAGTAGAGGGTGAGTTAAGAAGATTGTTTCTAAAGACGGACGAGGGATGGTATACGGAAGTTAACATATTTGGATTCGGGATAAAAGATAATAAAAGAATTGCAATAATTGGTGAGGGGAAAAGTCAACTTTCAAAAAATGGAGTAGATGAATTTATAAAGAAAAAACTTCAAAAGCTCACAAAAACATATCCTGATATGTTTCCTGTTATGGTCACTTATATGGTTGCTGAGCCCGATGTTGAAGAATATGCAAAGTCAAACGGCATAGTAATTTACTTTTCTTACAACTTTGATTGA